The sequence CCGAAAACTAGCACGAGGCCTTGCATCCTCCCAAGCCTCCCGGTTACGCATTCCCCTCCCCCAGCTGGAAAGGAACGGGCATGCATCCACTGCTGAAGACCCTCACCGTGGTCATCCTCGTCGGCGCGGCCGGCGCAGGCGGTATCTGGTACTACACCACCACCACCACGCAGGCGGCCTACACCGAGGCCATCCAGGATCTCCAGCAGCAGTGGACCGAGCGCCTCGGCACCATCCGCGGGGTCGACGATCCCCAGCGCTACAAGGAAGAGATCCACGCCGGTCTCAAGTGGTACTTCTCCGAGCTCAACCGGGTCTACAACCGCTACCCGGAGCTCCACGACGTCGACAAGGCGTGGAAGGAGATCGAGCTCAACAACGAGAAGGGCCACATCCAGACCAACCAGATGGAGGACTACCGCGAGTTCTTCGAGTACGCGAAGGGCGTCTTCGACACCCTCGAGCGCGGGGAGTTCGTGCCGAAGATCAACGCCGAGGCCGAGAACCTCCACCTCGACATCTACTCGGTGAAGCTCGCCGACTGGGAGGGCGCGCCCCGCCTGAAGATCGACTTCATCCTCTGGGGCGCCCCCCGCCGGGTCGAGACCAAGAAGACCGCCGCCGGCACCGTGAAGAAGGTGAAGGTCCCCCTCTCCTTCTCGCGGATGTTCTTCCAGTTCCTCGACGCCGAGGGGAAGGTCCACGGCGAGATGGCCGGCAACACCGGTGAGCCCACCATCAAGATCACCCACCCCGAGCGCTGGATCGAGGAGTTCCCGGCCCAGGCCGTCCTCGGCTCCTGGTGGGTCGAACTCTTCCCGCCCGAGGCGGAGAAGGTGATCTGGGAGATCGGCCTCTCCGGCACCAGCGACGCCGGCAACCCCTACAACGCCCTCTTCAAGTGGGAGTTCCCCGTGCCGCCGCAGTGGAAGACCGCCGGCGACTGGGGCGGGACCGAGACGGTGATGCCGGAGGAGTACATCAACCGGACCGAGACCACCGAGTAGTCCTCGGAACGGCCGTGTACGTGCACGTGGACGGGTACGTGCACGGCCTCCGCGCTACCTCGCCGGTCGTAGACGTACACGTACCCGTCTACGTCCACGGGTTCTCCCGTGGACCCAGCGAAGCGAAGAGCTAGAAGCTGACCCGCAAGCCCAGATAACTGGGCCCGACGAGCAACCGCGCGCTCGCCTCGGGCTTCTTCTCCGCCGCCGGCGCCTGCGGCTGGGGTCCGCCCTGCAGCAGGTCGATCACGACCAGCCCCGCCCCCGCCGCCAGGCCGATGCCCGCGGTGAGGTAGAGGGCGTTCGCGGTCTTCCGATCGCTCTGGTAGCTCTGCCAGTCCGCGCCATCGAGGGTGGCGTCGGGGCCCCGCCCCTCGTCCTCCCAGCGCTGGGTGAACTCGCCGGAGGTCTTGTTGGCCCGCGCCACGAAGACGACCGCGCCACCCGCGGCGAGGAGCCCCGCGCCTCCGACGCCGACCCCGGCCCAGCGCAGGACGTGGGAGCGCGGCGGCGGCGGCGCGGACGGGTCGGTGACCGCCGCGGGGGGGGTCTCCGGGGTCGGGGTCACCGCGACCAGCGGGGGCGGTGGCTCCTCCCGGTAGATCACGCCGGAGACCGAGGAGCCCTCGAGATCGACGCTGACCACGCTGGTGCGCTGGAAGCGGACCTCGACGAACTTGTCGAAGTCGCTGAAGCCCTTGGAGACGATCTTCAGGGCGTGCTTGCCCGGTGAGAGACCGTGGATCGGGCCGTCCAGGGGGGTCACCCCGACGCTCCGGCCGTCGATCTGCACGTCGGCGCCCGCGACGGGGACCTGCAGCTCGAGCTTGCCGACGTAGAGGTCGGGTCGCAGGAGCTGATAGGCGGCGCCCCTGATGCCGTCGATGAGGACCGTCTCCTCGCCGCCGATGGTCTTCTGGACCCGGCCGCGATCCTGGCCGCCGCCGTCCACCGCCTTGAGGGTGATGTTGTAGGACTCGCCCAGCGCCGCCACCACGCCGTAGACGGCGACCGCGGCGCCGAGCTTGGTCGCGAAGGGGCCGAGGCAGGCCGGCTTGCCGTCGCAGCCGATCTCGTCCGCCGCGGCGCGGGTGGCCGGGATCTCGACGAGCTCGATGCCCGGGACCCGCTCCATCTCGCCTCGCAGCACCTCCTCGAGGCGCCCGAGGGTCTCGAGATCGAGGCCCAGGCTCTTGAGGGGGTGGACCGCGACCCGGGCCGAGGCGGCCTCGGCCTCGGCGGCGGACGCGGGCGTCGAGGGGACGAGCCCCACCAGGCCGAGGAAGGCCAGGAGCAACGCCCTCCCTCGCCGGCCGGCCCGCATCACTCCTGACCGAAGGGGGTCGGGGCCCGAGCCGCCAGCTCCGACTTCGCCCCGGAGAGCTCCTCGTTGGTGGCGCGCAGGCGCTCGCTCAGGATCTGCAGGAAGGCCCAGAGGAGCTTCACCGCCAGGAGCGAGTCCCGCCGCAGGAGCGTGAAGAAGTTGTCCCGATCGATGATGAGCAGCGTGCTCTGCTGAACCGCCACCACCGTCGCCGAGCGGGGCGAGGCGTCGATCAGGGCCATCTCGCCGAAGTGGGAGCCAGCCCCGAGCTGGGCCACCGGGGTCTCCCCCGCCCGGACCTCGGCGCCGCCGCGGAGGATGACGAAGAGCTCCTCGCCCGCCTCGCCCTCGGTGATGAGGGTCTCCCCGTCGACCGCGGTGCGGGTCTGGACGATGGAGAGGAGCTGGATGAGCTCCTTGTACTTGAGGTGCTTGAAGAGCGGGATGCGCCGCAGCACCTCCATCCGCTCCTCGACGTCCGCCTTCTCCGGCGCGGTGGCCTCACCCTCGACCTCGAGGATGATGGCCGTGATGTTGTCCTTGCCGCCGCGGTGGTTGGCGAGCTTCAGCAGCTTCTCGGGCAGCTCACCGGCCGTGCCGGCGCCCAGGAACTTGGCGTACTCGTCCTCCCGCACGTAGCCCGAGAGCCCGTCCGAGCAGAGGAGATAGCGATCGCCCGGGAGCAGGTCGGTCAGGAGGGTGTCGACCTGGACCGAGCGCTGATAGCCCACCGAGCGGGTGATCACGTTCTGGAAGGCGGCGCGCTTGGCCTCCTCCTTCGAGATCAGCCCCTGCTTGAGCTGGGCGTTGACCAGGGTGTGATCCTCGGTCAGCTGGTAGGCCTTTTCGTTTCGCAGGAGATAGGCACGAGAGTCGCCGACGTGGCCGATGATCGCCTTGGAGCCAGCCTTGAGGATCAGCACCGTGGTGGTGCCCATGCCTCGCTTCTCGGCCTGGGACTGCGCGAGATCGAAGATCTCGGCGCAGGCCAGGTGGATCGCCTCCTCGACGATCGCCTGGCACTGATCCCGCAGGTCGAAATCGGCTGGATCCGCCGCGTAGGCCTCCAGGACGTCCCTTCGCGAGGCGACGTGGGCCTGGATGACCTCGACGGCCTTGGCACTCGCGACCTCACCGGCCGCGTGTCCTCCCATACCGTCGGCGACGATGAAGAGGCCCAACTCGCTGTCCACGAGGAAGGCATCCTCATTGTGCTTCCGCTTGCGGCCGACGTCGGTCTCTCCGTAGGCGGAAAGCTGCATGCGGGCACCTTAGAACGGCGTTCGAGATGGGGTCAACGCTTCCCTCGCACCTGCGCGACGAGCCCGGGTTTCAAGGCCGAGACGGCCGGATCCTCCAGGAGGGGCCGCCGGTAGAAGTCGCGGCTGCCCGAGAAGTAGGCGGCCCGGGCGAGGTTGTCGATCGCGTCGGCCACCTGCCCCCGGCGGGCCAGGAGGTAGGCCAGCTCGAAGAAGAGCTCGGGGGAGTGGGGATGCTCGGTCAGCGCCTTGCGCAGGTGGCGCCCGACGAGGATCTCCTGCAGCTCCAGGTTCAGGGCGTGGCTGAAGAAGCGCAGGTTCACCTTCGCCCAGAGCGCCCGCACCGCCGGCTCGGCGAAGTCGCTGGTGGCGGCGGCGGCCTTCAGCTGCTGGCGGGCCTCCCGGGCCCAGCGGTGGCGGCTGCCGTCC is a genomic window of Deltaproteobacteria bacterium containing:
- a CDS encoding PEGA domain-containing protein; the protein is MLLAFLGLVGLVPSTPASAAEAEAASARVAVHPLKSLGLDLETLGRLEEVLRGEMERVPGIELVEIPATRAAADEIGCDGKPACLGPFATKLGAAVAVYGVVAALGESYNITLKAVDGGGQDRGRVQKTIGGEETVLIDGIRGAAYQLLRPDLYVGKLELQVPVAGADVQIDGRSVGVTPLDGPIHGLSPGKHALKIVSKGFSDFDKFVEVRFQRTSVVSVDLEGSSVSGVIYREEPPPPLVAVTPTPETPPAAVTDPSAPPPPRSHVLRWAGVGVGGAGLLAAGGAVVFVARANKTSGEFTQRWEDEGRGPDATLDGADWQSYQSDRKTANALYLTAGIGLAAGAGLVVIDLLQGGPQPQAPAAEKKPEASARLLVGPSYLGLRVSF
- a CDS encoding Stp1/IreP family PP2C-type Ser/Thr phosphatase, with product MQLSAYGETDVGRKRKHNEDAFLVDSELGLFIVADGMGGHAAGEVASAKAVEVIQAHVASRRDVLEAYAADPADFDLRDQCQAIVEEAIHLACAEIFDLAQSQAEKRGMGTTTVLILKAGSKAIIGHVGDSRAYLLRNEKAYQLTEDHTLVNAQLKQGLISKEEAKRAAFQNVITRSVGYQRSVQVDTLLTDLLPGDRYLLCSDGLSGYVREDEYAKFLGAGTAGELPEKLLKLANHRGGKDNITAIILEVEGEATAPEKADVEERMEVLRRIPLFKHLKYKELIQLLSIVQTRTAVDGETLITEGEAGEELFVILRGGAEVRAGETPVAQLGAGSHFGEMALIDASPRSATVVAVQQSTLLIIDRDNFFTLLRRDSLLAVKLLWAFLQILSERLRATNEELSGAKSELAARAPTPFGQE